Proteins co-encoded in one Nicotiana sylvestris chromosome 7, ASM39365v2, whole genome shotgun sequence genomic window:
- the LOC138872813 gene encoding uncharacterized protein, which produces MNRKHNFCVVALMEPFQKKRFTDRYRRRLNMEMTYANINGQIWLFFNAVVEWELVEDTEQYVTVRVHHHDMGQHMMMIFVYAKCSVIERLELWDNLYYLASYMKLSCLFEQGYKGSPFIWWNGRSNAACIFKILDRIFVNLPFQNILPTIEVEHLIRIGSDHAPLLITYREQTTNSVKLFRFLNFWTKYATFMDVVRRNWEVDFIGDPFLMFKQKLKRVKAALSKWSRETFGDIFKQLAIFEDIVRVKEMLFEEEPTIENMIVLQKAQSELKKYLSIEEQYWKQKAGMTWFAEGDMNISFFHNHVNGKRKKLQLKRIKSESGVWIEDQEQLATAAVDFYQEQLPTIEEVRTAVFELSGESASGPDGFIGLFYQTCWDVIGADIHNMGRSIFENILLTQEIVVDIRLRRKPANMVIKLDMAKAYDKSSGFFKSSRGVKQGDPLSPALFILSAEWSDPLNHLTYADDIIIFASAHPPSLSKIMAVLGNYEKIPGQMINKDKSSYYMYSKILNGLCQSVGAITGFAKGKLLSFGGKATLITSVLQSMSVHMLSVLHLPKNVLEHLHKIFARFFWSTKEEGRSRHWASWKNLFLPKEEGGLGFKSLHDVSRALFAKLWWRFRTTKSLWSNFMWNKYCKKEIPTMV; this is translated from the exons ATGAATAGGAAGCATAACTTTTGTGTAGTTGCATTGATGGAACCTTTTCAAAAGAAGAGATTCACTGATAGATATAGAAGAAGGTTGAATATGGAGATGACTTATGCAAATATTAATGGGCAAATATGGTTGTTCTTTAATGCAGTGGTGGAATGGGAATTAGTGGAGGATACTGAGCAATATGTGACTGTGAGAGTGCATCACCATGACATGGGGCAGCATATGATGATGATatttgtttatgcaaaatgttcAGTAATTGAGAGGTTGGAATTGTGGGATAACTTGTATTACTTAGCAAGTTATATGAAATTGTCATG TTTGTTTGAGCAAGGATACAAAGGAAGTCCATTTATATGGTGGAATGGGAGATCCAATGCTGCGTGTATATTCAAAATATTGGATAGGATCTTTGTGAATTTGCCATTTCAGAACATATTGCCAACTATTGAAGTTGAGCATCTAATCAGAATTGGATCAGATCATGCACCATTGTTGATAACATATAGGGAGCAGACCACCAATTCTGTCAAGCTTTTCAGGTTCTTGAACTTTTGGACTAAATATGCTACATTTATGGATGTGGTGAGGCGGAATTGGGAAGTTGATTTCATAGGGGATCCGTTTTTGATGTTCAAGCAGAAGCTCAAGAGGGTGAAGGCAGCACTGTCAAAATGGAGTAGGGAAACATTTGGTGATATCTTCAAGCAGTTGGCTATTTTTGAGGACATTGTTAGGGTGAAAGAGATGTTGTTTGAAGAAGAGCCTACAATTGAGAACATGATTGTGCTTCAAAAGGCACAATCTGAATTGAAGAAATACTTGAGTATTGAGGAGCAGTATTGGAAACAAAAAGCTGGGATGACTTGGTTTGCTGAAGGAGATATGAATATAAGTTTTTTTCACAATCATGTCAATGGCAAAAGAAAGAAATTACAACTGAAGAGGATCAAAAGTGAAAGTGGGGTATGGATTGAAGACCAGGAGCAATTGGCTACAGCTGCAGTGGACTTTTATCAAGAACA ATTGCCAACAATTGAAGAGGTAAGGACAGCAGTTTTTGAGCTTAGTGGGGAGAGTGCTAGTGGTCCAGATGGATTCATTGGCCTGTTTTATCAAACATGTTGGGATGTTATTGGTGCTGATATACACAACATG GGTAGAAGTATATTTGAGAATATCTTATTGACTCAAGAAATTGTCGTTGACATAAGGTTAAGGAGAAAGCCAGCTAATATGGTGATCAAGCTTGATATGGCTAAGGCCTATGATAAG TCCTCAGGGTTCTTTAAGTCTTCAAGGGGTGTGAAGCAAGGGGATCCTCTATCACCAGCATTATTCATTCTGTCAGCTGAG TGGTCTGATCCTTTAAACCACTTGACATATGCTGATGATATTATAATCTTTGCTTCTGCTCATCCTCCATCCTTGAGCAAGATTATGGCAGTGTTGGGGAACTATGAGAAGATACCAGGCCAGATGATCAacaaagataagagttcatactACATGTATTCAAAGATTCTTAATGGATTGTGTCAGTCGGTTGGAGCTATTACAGGATTTGCAAAAG GAAAGTTGTTGTCATTTGGAGGAAAGGCAACACTCATTACTAGTGTGTTGCAAAGTATGTCGGTCCACATGTTATCAGTCCTGCATCTACCAAAAAATGTCTTGGAGCATCTTCATAAGATTTTTGCTAGGTTCTTTTGGAGCACAAAGGAAGAAGGGAGAAGCAGACATTGGGCCTCATGGAAAAATCTTTTCCTTCCTAAAGAGGAAGGGGGCCTAGGTTTTAAGTCCTTACATGATGTGTCGAGGGCATTGTTTGCTAAACTATGGTGGAGGTTTAGGACCACAAAATCTTTGTGGTCTAATTTCATGTGGAATAAGTATTGCAAGAAGGAGATACCAACGATGGTGTAG